Below is a genomic region from Lutra lutra chromosome 5, mLutLut1.2, whole genome shotgun sequence.
tctcccttctctccatgATTAGCACAGTGCcctcagggctctatctcagccAAGCTTgctgatttaattaattaacatataatatactattagtttcaagggtagtGGGTcgatgattcatcagtcttatataatacccagtacgcATTACTTCATGTACCCCcgtaatgtccatcacccagaaaTTCTATCCCtccaatcccctcccctccagcaaccctcacttttttcctatgtttaagagtctcttatagtttatctctttctctgattttgtcttgttttatttttcctctatccccctatgatcctctgttttgtttcttaaattccacatatcggTGAGATCATATAATTCCCATTACCTAATTGACTTTTTCTctcttaccataataccctctagtaccaTCAACAGCattgcaaatgaaaagatttcatttcctgatgactgagtagtatccgactatgtatgtatgtgtatatatatataaaatcacatcttcatccattctaCAAGCttgctgacttttaaaactgcaggcttttggggcacctggatggctcaatcaattaattttctgatttctgattttggctaaggtcataatctccaggtcttgagactgagccctgcatcaggctctctgctcagtggggaggttgcttatccctctccctgtacccctccccttgcattatctctctctctttttctctcccactctaaataaaatataaattaaaacaaaacaaaacaaagcaaaacaaaaacaaaacaaacaaacaaaaatcaggcCTTAGGAATATAATGTGAACAGGGACCTGCAGTGGTTTTCTGGGAGAGGGTCTCCTTATGTTGGGATTGAGGTAGGTTTTACTTAGAAGTTCAGTTGTGCCAGAGTGCAGGGACATGAGATTTGGAGCTAGCAGGTCCAGCAGCCAGTATTAGGGTGCAGCTGCCCTGGTCAGGTGACTCTACACTTATGCTGAAGTTCAGGGGATGAAAATGGTACCTGCTGGCTCCTTTGTCTCCAGAGTGGTTTCTCCACTAAAGTTACCTTTCATGAACATGTTTCAAGAATTAATAATCTCCACCAATGTGTCCCAGGTGGTCCTCAGatcattctctctgcctctggctgcttgcctgccttctctgcatGAGTAGGGTAGCACATGCATGGCTCTATCTCAGTCAAGTTTGCAGACCTTTAAGCTCTAGTCTTCCATCCCTAGCTGGTTGCTAAAACTGAGCCCCTCTTCTTTCCCCAGCCAATTGGTTAGAGGAAGTCTTCTCCTTGAACATTTCCTTGAACATTCTCTGTGAATAGGGCTTTCTCCCTTCCATAGCACTCATGATCCATTTGCCCTGCAAACCACAACTCTGTACTCCCTACCTTCCTCAATGCAGCCTATTCTTTTATTTGTGGAATTTGTTCAATCAATCCTCAAGTCAATTTCTAGGGTATCAAGAAAGATTTGATAGACACCTAGTTGAGTTCAAATAATGAGATGAGCTTAAGATCTCTTACTAAAATGCCATCTTAGCTCCTCACCCTTCACTTTTGTTTAATATAGTATTTTGTTCTTAAGTTGGACTGAATTTacttttgttaaaaaatgaattcccTTTAGTTAAGAACCTTAGGTAATCACATTTCAAAcctcaaaataatttaatggaaaaagcttgctggtaaatgtttaatgaGAATTTGGTCCCTGAAATTAAGCAGTGAATATCTTCTTTTTTGCAGATTTGAAAATTATGTTATGTGATAAGAAGTAAGTGTTCCATCTCAAGCAAATGcttacttttgaaaatattaccatattatcatatagtttatttttcttttaaagattttacttatttatttgacacagagaaatagatcataagcaggcagagggaggcagagatagagagaggggagaagcaggctccatgctgagcagagagcctgacatggggcttgatcccaggaccctgagatcatgacctgagccaaaggcagaggctttaacccactgagccacccaggtgcccctatcatacAGTTTATTGTCATGAGAATATTCCCCATCATATATTTTAGGGAAATTCTTACTTATGCCATTGCAAATCAAGCTCATAATCAGTTAATAGTCTGTAAATCTCTAAAGGCTCACTTAGTTTTAGTATAAAAGCATCCAAACTTATATATACATTCTAGAATGTGgatctttatttttgaagaaaattcttaTTTCCAATTTGAATACATCAGTGATAAATCACTGTCATGTTTGGGATAATACAGAGCTTCTTGCATTTTTATTCTAGCTTCCTTATTTATCTCTTCCCTCAGAAAATAGAGAATATAACAGAATTTCCCCATCAACAGtgatggttatatatatatatatatatatatatatatatatatatatataatttgttattatataaataaaaatatataaaattatataaaactgtGGTACATAATTCACCCAAATCAAACCCCCAATTCTGGTTGATTAGAGTTATGAGAATACAAAATGTATAATGAAATATCCATAACAGAAATTATCTTCAACAAAGGTCAACAATGTCTTTGGGGGATGTAAAATTTCAGTGCTTAGAGGAATGCTTTGGAAGTGGCTCTGATTTTTTACTCAGCACTATATAGTACTTAACTTCCATCAATTCTTTTATactattgttcttatttttttaaaataaagattttatttatttatttgtcagagagagcgagcacaggcagacagaatggcaggcagaggcagagggagaagcaggttccctgacgagcaaggagcccgatgtgggactcgatcccaggacgctgggatcatgacctgagccgaaggcagctgcttaaccaactgagccacccaggcgtccctgttcttattttttaataatccatTTTGCATCTTCCCAATCATAATTATTTCTATGTGGTATACCTGTAATAAGTTGTTTTCTTATGAGTCATCTAGATTTCCCCAAGGTACCTTTCATAAGATATATAAACTTAATATCCTTTCTAATGTGGGAGGACTTCTAAGTTCATGTTTATAAGTTTATAAGTTTCATGTTTATAAGTTTATCCTTAATCTCTATATCTATCATTTTCCCTGAAAACTGGGAATTAGGAGAAccagtgttcatttttttaaaattttttattttttcagcataacagtattcattatttttgcaccacacccagtgctccatgcaatccgtgccctctacaatacccaccacctggatcccccaacctcccaccccccccccgccccttcaaaacccatTTAAGAGTAaactttaatagaaataaaacaaatattcatcTATCAATATTGATAAGTAGATAcaagatatattatttttctttatagaaatctGGCAATGGTATTACATgtattgttgttttgttcttttttaactattttaaggatatatactatgtatatttaaagtaatgTACTGGATAATACCATCAAACTGGATTGTTTCCATTATCACTTCTACATATTAGCAAAAGCTTATTGCTCACAAGTTAGGAGGAAATAAtgaccttttttctttattgaaaaattatcacaaagaaaacagaaagagtgataaagaatatacattttgtcaaatctcaattattttaatcttctaaattattttagttcCCTGCCTTTAATCCTGGAATAATATTGCTAAGGACTATACAAGGTGCAAGTAATCTTCTTCTGACCAGAGGACTAATGAGAACTTCCTCTATATTTTTACAGAGCATATCCTCTGAATAACTCTTCTCAGGGCCCCTATCACCTCCTTGTTTATCAGGCTGTAGATGATGGGGTTGAGCATGGGGGTCAGGATGGTGTAGAAGACAGCCAAAACCTTGTCCTCTGTTGGAGAGTGGAAGGATCTTGGACGTAAATTAAGTGTAAGCAAAGGGTGCATAGTAGAAAGTCACCACAGTGAGATCGGTGCTGCAGGTTGAATAGGCCTTCTTCCTGCCCTCTGCTGACTGCATGTGGCAAATGGCAAAGAGAACCCGGCCATGGGAACATACAATGCCAGTGAAAGGAAACACAAGGAACAGGGTGGTGCTCACAAACACTGTGTACTCATAGACCCAGGTGTCCATGCAGGCCAGAGTTAACATGGCAGGAACATCACAGAAGAAATGGTTGATGGTCCTGGATCGACAGTACGATATATTGAGGATATATGCAGTGTGGGCACAGGAGTTGATTGAGCTCATTATCCAACATCCTATTATCATCAAAGCACATATTCTTTTATTCATATGAATGGGATAGTGGAGGGGAAAACAAATAGCCACATAGGGATCATAGGCCATTGAAGCCAATAGTAATCCCTCTCCATCTGCTAAAGTCAAGAAGAAGAAGCTCTGAACCCCAcaccaaatgaaagaaatagtcTTATTCCCAAAGAGATAATCAAAAGCCATCTTGGGGACAATAGTGGAGATGAAGTTCAGGTCCATGAGGGAGAGCTAAGTAGAAAATACATTGGTGTGTGGAGATGGGTATCCACAAGGATGAGGATGATCATGGACAGGTTGCCAAAAAGAGCCAGTAGGAAAATGAgaacaatgagaatgaagaagaaCAAGCCAGTTCTTGATGGTGGAAACAACCCCGATAAGAAGAaatctgtaggggcgcctgggtggcttagtgggttaagccgctgccttcggctcaggtcatgatctcagggtcctgggatcgagtcccacatcgggctctctgctcagcaagaagcctgcttccctctctctctctgcctgcctctccgtctacttgtgatctctctctgtcaaataaataaataaaaaatcttaaaaaaaaaaagaagaaatctgtaGAAGTTTGGTTATTATATTCCATGGGGCATTAATTTAGTTTCCCCTAAAGACAGACAtacataaagtataaaaaataaattcttattaatttattttgattacaCTGTGATTTATTCAGGAGACACTGCaacttaaaatagtaaaataaaataattttaaaaagtaaaataaaataattaaaaaataagtaaaataaaatagtaataataatcagggtggctcagtttgttaagaggctgcctttcgcttggtcgtgatcccaggatcctgggatcctgcactctctctcaaatgattactctttttaaaaaatctaaaaacaatagttaatacttattttaaaaaaactcactttttttcctcatagataaaattttataagCCAGATATCTAtgtccaaatatttaaaaaatattttatagaaatatgtaaATTTGTGAGAATTAGTCATTTTTGTAATGACTTTATtaagatatgtatatttttttcactacatAAATTTAACTATTAACAAAATCAGAAGTTGTACCTTATATATAGTCATTATAAAtcaatataaatgaattaaattacaGGCTCATTTGAATACAATTTTATGACTCTTAAGGGATGCTTGTTTAATAATTAAGCccaatatttctgaaatatagtAGCTTATCAAGTCATACtgcaaatatatattcatgtCCTTTAGTTTTTGCTCAAAAAGCCTGCCAAATCAAGCTTTTTAGCAAGtgtcattttttcctccttttttttctgcagaaatatacaatggattatttttGCCAAATACTATTTTCACAGAAacagttttattcttccttctcacATAACTTCCAAAAACACTAGTTTAGGTAAACACTTTTCAAAAGAACTTAGTCTTTAACTTTTTGTAATTTCCATGACTCTGTccaagttctttgaaaaaagatttgCATTCTGTTCTTCTGTTTCCAATAGTTACATGATATTATGCACTGTGTTATGACACATctttttttacttgtttcttttttgtttgtttttgtgtatttaaaactcatttcattctaaataaatgtgagttcaacaaatatatgtgtccctctctgtcataAAACTCAGTTTACATAATGTTAAACAAGTAGAAGGAGGACTTAACATGATGGAGAATTAGGGGGGCCTTAAACTTATCTTATTCCTTGAACACAGCTatatagttatcaaatcattctgaaaacTGAATAAATCAATTCAAGGTCTGAAAGAACAAAAACTGCAAAtctacaagtagaaaaatgaCCAGAGATATATTGTGGAtaaggcagtggggagggatcCTGATTATGGAGGCCATAGAAAAGTATTAGAAGCAGTGGAggacaaaatctgaacttttagaaggtTACTACAGTGGGATATATGTCCTGCTTAAGAGTGCTTAGGTTTCAAAGTGACGTGGACTCACAGGTGTGACACTATGGTCTGAGGATTCCCTGGGTTAAAAGAACGGCTGGCTCCTAAGAGCTGCAATGTTCCCAGAGATAagagagtgggagccagctgagAGCAACGAGTGTTGGCACTGGATTTCTGCTCTGTTTTGTTATAAACTGTGAAGCTACACAACGGTGTGACCACTTCTCTTGAGACAACTCAGCAAACAGCAAAAGCATGGTGAGACCCTCTCCTGACGGATCAGCAGTGGTCCACACGATGCCTGGCCCTAAAATATGGAGATGTGAAAGTTAGTCATAAGCCTGAGATAAAAACCTGTCACAGGCAAAGTGAAGGTGGGGTTCTAATGGAAACAGACTGCACAGGAGTGATTGATTGCTCTTATGTGGGGCTCCCTGAATAGTGGGGTGGCACAAACTTTCATCTCCAAAGCTAGAGAACAAGTCACCACAATATTCATCCCACCCATCAATGctaaacagagaaaacaaacaaacaaacaaaaacagcacaaCATAGTGTAGACCAGAGCTTTTTATAACAGGCCCTGCCCTAGGTGTATTTCCACTAGGGCAAATCCGCTGAGAATCAGCACAACAGGCCTTTCCTCCTGAAGATCACAATGAACAACTTGCTCACAGAAAGTCTAATACTATGAAAAAATAACCATAAAGTGCTGCAAAGCTTCAACTCTAGGAGAAAATAGTATCTAGGTGCTATTTTActttactctttgttttttaatattatttttctcctagtttctcatttaaaaaaattcattttttttcatttttatttatatatatataaattttatttatatatatatattttatttatatatatacactttgtATATCTAtgtaatttatgtttatttttactttcttattattacatcatcatcattattatttatgttggaatctagaggttttttttgtttgtttgtttgtttttgtttttgtttttaacaggtAGCCCAAAACATACCaaggacataaatatttttcccctttgtttttgttgttcttggttttgttttgttttgttttgttttacttatttcttcttttctcttctggacCAAACgatgagagagaaaaattcattccaaaagaaagagcaggaagcagaACTCATGGCCAgagatttaatcaatacagataaaGTAAGCTGTCTgatctagaatttaaaacaatgactgtATGTATAGTAGTTGGGTTTgggaaaagcatagaagacactagaaaaCATCTTACTGCAaagataaaagagctaaaatctagtcaagctgaaattaaaaatgctataactgacaTGCATTTCCAAGCGGAGGCCATAAAAATGAAGACGGACAAAACAGAGGGGTAATTTAGTAATCTAGATgagaaaattatggaaaataatgaaactgaaaagaagagggaaacaaaagtcATGGAACACAAAGTGAAAGTTAAGGAATTCCATGACTTATTAGAATGTAATAACATTAATATCATAGGattcccagaagatgaagagagagaaaaagtggtAGAAAGTTTATTCAAACAAATTATAACTGGATGCTTCCCTAATCTGGAGGAAACACAGACCTCAAAATCTGAGAactcccattaaattcaacaaaagctgaCCATTACCAAGGCACCTCACATTCAAATTCACAagctttacagacaaggaaagaattctgaaagcaggggggaaaaaaaagccaatatctttaaaggaaaaacgATCAGGTTGggagatctgtccacagaaataTGGCAGGGCTTGAAAATAGTGGAAGAAATATTGAATAtgttgaatgggaaaaatatacagctaagaattctttatccagtaAGGCCATCATTCATAATAGGAGAGATGAAGTTTCCCAAACACATAAACATGAAAGGAGTTCAAGACAACTAAACTAGACTTGCAAAAATTTTATAGGTGAC
It encodes:
- the LOC125100078 gene encoding LOW QUALITY PROTEIN: olfactory receptor 2L8-like (The sequence of the model RefSeq protein was modified relative to this genomic sequence to represent the inferred CDS: inserted 1 base in 1 codon; deleted 1 base in 1 codon) is translated as MEYNNQTSTDFFLSGLFPPSRTGLFFFILIVLIFLLALFGNLSMIILILVDTHLHTPMYFLLXLSLMDLNFISTIVPKMAFDYLFGNKTISFIWCGVQSFFFLTLADGEGLLLASMAYDPYVAICFPLHYPIHMNKRICALMIIGCWIMSSINSCAHTAYILNISYCRSRTINHFFCDVPAMLTLACMDTWVYEYTVFVSTTLFLVFPFTGIVCSHGRVLFAICHMQSAEGRKKAYSTCSTDLTVVTFYYAPFAYTNLRPRSFHSPTEDKVLAVFYTILTPMLNPIIYSLINKEVIGALRRVIQRICSVKI